A single genomic interval of Desulfovibrio sp. JC022 harbors:
- a CDS encoding zinc ribbon domain-containing protein: protein MYEKQIEQLVVLQKVDDEILLLEAEIDQAPKDVAALESRKESLEKRKLQLTEKLDLLAEQKKKLETEIEEDSVKVKKSKSKLMLVGTTKEYHAMMREMDNLEKLNRLREEEKVTVLEETARQTELEADIDGKIKELDEELDEKRAGLKEKLAAANGQLNKLTKRRNKAGEVVPKPILGRYEFIRSRLSHPVIVPVEEAVCAGCNIMIPPQEYNVLQEGKQILSCPNCQRLIYWIEHIPEAAKPKALRKDEK, encoded by the coding sequence ATGTATGAAAAACAGATAGAACAGCTTGTTGTTTTGCAGAAGGTTGATGACGAAATTCTCCTTCTTGAAGCGGAAATCGATCAGGCACCCAAAGATGTGGCTGCCCTTGAATCCCGCAAGGAATCCCTTGAAAAACGCAAGTTGCAGTTGACCGAAAAGCTTGATCTGCTTGCCGAGCAGAAGAAAAAGCTCGAAACCGAAATCGAAGAAGATTCCGTTAAGGTTAAGAAGAGCAAAAGCAAGCTGATGCTGGTCGGTACTACCAAGGAATACCACGCCATGATGCGTGAGATGGACAACCTTGAAAAGTTGAACAGGCTCCGTGAAGAAGAAAAGGTAACCGTCCTTGAAGAAACTGCCCGTCAGACCGAGCTTGAGGCTGACATTGATGGCAAAATCAAGGAACTGGACGAAGAGCTGGACGAAAAGCGTGCCGGTCTCAAGGAAAAGTTGGCCGCTGCCAATGGTCAACTGAACAAACTTACCAAACGTCGTAACAAGGCTGGCGAAGTTGTGCCCAAGCCTATTCTCGGTCGTTACGAGTTTATTCGTTCCCGTCTTTCCCATCCGGTTATCGTGCCTGTTGAAGAAGCAGTCTGCGCTGGTTGTAACATCATGATTCCTCCGCAGGAATACAATGTTTTGCAGGAAGGAAAGCAGATTCTCAGCTGCCCCAACTGCCAGCGTCTTATTTACTGGATTGAGCATATTCCTGAAGCTGCAAAGCCCAAGGCTCTCCGGAAAGACGAAAAATAG
- the cysS gene encoding cysteine--tRNA ligase, with amino-acid sequence MRLYNTLKRKKEEFEPLNGNKVNLYACGITAYDLCHIGHARSSVVFDILVRYLRFKGYDVTFVRNFTDIDDKIINRANETGVTATELAEKFIGEFYVDMDKLNILRADIEPKCTEHIPEMIELTQNLIEKDHAYSTPSGDVYFKVRSFDDYGKLSGRNIEDLQSGARIQPGEEKKDPLDFALWKAAKPGEPSWESPWGEGRPGWHLECSAMSEKYFELPFDIHGGGQDLSFPHHENEIAQSEAATGKEMARFWVHNGFVQINSEKMSKSLGNFFTIRDILDKFMPETLRYFLLTMHYRSPLDFSFEALEEAEKGIRRVYSALEQTGEALQKAKWSKAALPEEVLAEIESAEKGWAEAMEDDMNTAGAMGHMFTLIRLAGRIAEEKAWRKSEGGRDAWTRILEDMKEWGEVLGIFTRDPKEFLEELKLCMLERKGIEVAKVEELVAARKEARKNKDFARSDEIRDELIELGIEVKDTPQGAVWTVI; translated from the coding sequence ATGCGCCTATACAATACACTCAAGCGGAAAAAAGAAGAGTTCGAGCCTTTGAACGGCAATAAGGTAAATCTTTACGCCTGCGGAATCACTGCTTACGATCTCTGCCATATCGGCCATGCCCGTTCTTCCGTTGTTTTCGATATTCTGGTCCGTTACCTGCGCTTCAAGGGTTACGATGTTACCTTTGTGCGCAACTTCACTGATATTGATGACAAGATCATCAACCGGGCCAATGAGACCGGAGTTACAGCCACCGAACTTGCTGAGAAATTCATTGGCGAATTTTACGTGGATATGGATAAGCTGAACATTCTGCGCGCGGATATCGAGCCCAAATGCACCGAGCATATTCCGGAAATGATTGAGCTTACCCAGAATCTGATTGAAAAGGATCATGCCTACTCCACTCCTTCCGGTGATGTTTATTTTAAGGTTCGTTCTTTTGATGATTACGGGAAGCTTTCCGGCAGGAACATCGAAGACCTGCAATCCGGTGCGCGTATTCAGCCCGGCGAAGAAAAGAAAGATCCCCTTGATTTTGCTCTTTGGAAAGCAGCCAAGCCCGGCGAACCTTCCTGGGAAAGTCCCTGGGGCGAAGGTCGTCCCGGTTGGCATCTGGAATGTTCGGCCATGAGTGAAAAATATTTTGAACTTCCCTTTGATATTCACGGCGGTGGACAGGATCTTAGTTTCCCGCACCATGAAAACGAAATTGCCCAGAGTGAAGCGGCTACCGGCAAGGAAATGGCTCGTTTTTGGGTTCACAACGGTTTCGTGCAGATCAATTCCGAGAAAATGTCCAAGTCCCTTGGCAACTTTTTCACCATCCGGGATATCCTCGATAAATTCATGCCCGAAACCCTGCGCTATTTTCTGCTGACCATGCATTACCGCAGTCCTCTTGATTTTTCCTTTGAAGCTCTTGAGGAAGCTGAAAAAGGTATCCGCCGCGTCTATTCCGCGTTGGAGCAGACTGGTGAAGCTTTGCAGAAAGCCAAGTGGTCCAAGGCTGCACTGCCGGAAGAAGTTCTGGCCGAGATCGAAAGTGCTGAAAAGGGCTGGGCCGAAGCTATGGAAGATGACATGAATACCGCCGGAGCAATGGGGCATATGTTTACCCTGATCCGTCTGGCCGGACGCATCGCTGAGGAAAAAGCATGGCGTAAGTCAGAAGGCGGCCGTGACGCATGGACCCGTATCCTTGAAGATATGAAAGAATGGGGTGAAGTTCTCGGCATTTTCACCAGAGATCCCAAAGAGTTTCTTGAGGAACTGAAACTCTGTATGCTGGAGCGTAAGGGAATTGAGGTTGCCAAGGTGGAAGAGCTCGTTGCTGCCCGCAAGGAAGCCCGTAAAAACAAGGATTTTGCCCGTTCCGATGAAATCAGGGATGAACTGATCGAATTGGGCATTGAAGTAAAAGATACCCCACAGGGAGCGGTCTGGACTGTTATTTAG
- the ispD gene encoding 2-C-methyl-D-erythritol 4-phosphate cytidylyltransferase, with translation MSSSGETWAVLLAAGSGTRLAEAAGGVKKQFLEWKGLPLFWHSAITFSSTPAVSGIVFVFPPDQVDEMRDVVAKLDGADSLGMRFKVTAGGKRRQDSVFNGLNELPSGCTHVLVHDSARPFASVKMVSGIIDRLRSGNEAVIPAIDVTDTIKEVEDGIVEKTLVRSRLKAVQTPQGFSLPTLYAAHKQAEDEGWDVTDDASMVEMAGKNVHICDGEEGNIKMTNPEDLKKIEADKRTIPCVGWGYDVHRFGEGRPMVLGGVPIAGGPEVIAHSDGDVLLHALADAVLGLFGGGDIGHHFPDTSAACENMSSGIILKEVLVKAEEAGVEIVHVDLTVISQIPKLSPHRELIRKNIASVMGLDKAQVNVKATTEEKLGFTGEKKGIKAVAAVTGLKQI, from the coding sequence ATGAGTAGCTCCGGTGAAACATGGGCCGTACTGCTGGCAGCAGGCAGCGGCACCCGTCTGGCAGAGGCCGCAGGCGGGGTCAAGAAACAATTCCTCGAATGGAAGGGGCTTCCGCTCTTCTGGCATTCCGCCATTACTTTTTCAAGTACTCCTGCTGTTTCCGGCATAGTCTTTGTGTTTCCCCCCGATCAGGTAGATGAAATGCGGGATGTTGTGGCCAAGCTGGACGGTGCTGACTCCCTTGGTATGCGTTTTAAGGTTACAGCCGGTGGAAAGCGCAGGCAGGATTCCGTGTTCAACGGCTTGAATGAACTGCCTTCAGGGTGTACCCATGTGCTGGTTCATGATTCTGCGCGTCCTTTTGCTTCGGTGAAAATGGTCAGTGGAATCATTGATCGTTTGCGTTCCGGTAACGAAGCGGTCATTCCTGCAATTGATGTGACTGATACCATCAAGGAAGTGGAAGACGGAATTGTTGAGAAAACGTTGGTCCGCTCCCGTTTGAAGGCAGTGCAGACCCCGCAGGGCTTTTCATTGCCGACTCTTTATGCCGCCCACAAGCAGGCGGAAGATGAAGGCTGGGATGTGACCGATGACGCTTCCATGGTGGAAATGGCTGGAAAAAATGTTCATATTTGTGATGGAGAAGAGGGTAACATCAAGATGACCAACCCTGAAGATTTGAAGAAGATCGAAGCTGACAAACGGACCATTCCCTGTGTGGGTTGGGGCTACGATGTTCATAGATTCGGTGAAGGGCGGCCTATGGTGCTCGGCGGCGTGCCTATTGCCGGCGGACCGGAAGTTATCGCCCATTCCGATGGTGACGTACTGCTTCATGCTTTGGCTGATGCCGTTCTGGGACTTTTTGGAGGCGGTGACATCGGTCATCATTTTCCGGATACTTCCGCAGCCTGTGAAAATATGTCCAGCGGGATTATTTTGAAAGAGGTTCTGGTTAAGGCTGAAGAGGCCGGAGTGGAGATTGTCCACGTGGACCTGACCGTCATCAGCCAGATTCCCAAGCTTTCCCCGCACCGGGAACTTATCCGCAAAAATATTGCTTCGGTCATGGGACTTGATAAAGCGCAGGTCAATGTGAAGGCCACCACCGAAGAGAAGCTCGGCTTCACCGGCGAGAAAAAAGGCATTAAGGCCGTCGCTGCGGTAACCGGACTGAAACAGATTTAA
- the rfaE2 gene encoding D-glycero-beta-D-manno-heptose 1-phosphate adenylyltransferase yields the protein MSEQLNIELSSPKILSADEFAKVRADFPADRKIVFTNGCFDILHAGHVDLLSRAREQGGVLVLGLNSDKSVRSIKGEKRPVTGQQQRAFVLAGLACIDYVIFFDEDTPYNLINKVQPDVLIKGGDWSVDNIVGRDIVEGSGGKVLSLPLLPGYSTTSVIRYIRENEIE from the coding sequence CCAAGATACTCTCTGCTGATGAATTTGCAAAGGTCAGGGCTGATTTTCCTGCTGATCGTAAGATTGTTTTCACCAACGGCTGCTTTGATATCCTGCATGCCGGACATGTGGATCTGCTCTCCCGTGCACGGGAGCAGGGGGGGGTGCTTGTGCTGGGCTTGAACAGCGATAAATCCGTACGGTCCATTAAAGGTGAAAAACGACCCGTAACCGGGCAGCAACAGCGCGCATTTGTCCTCGCCGGACTGGCCTGCATCGATTATGTGATTTTCTTTGACGAAGACACTCCGTATAACTTGATCAATAAAGTGCAGCCGGACGTGCTGATCAAGGGCGGCGACTGGAGTGTGGATAACATAGTGGGCCGAGATATTGTTGAGGGAAGTGGTGGTAAGGTGCTTTCTTTACCGTTGTTGCCGGGCTATTCAACTACTTCAGTCATACGCTATATTCGTGAGAATGAGATAGAATAA
- a CDS encoding Nif3-like dinuclear metal center hexameric protein — MKTAEVISRIESLVPSGFAAPWDNCGVQIAGPERDVAKIAVALDPLPQVVSSALEWGAQFILTHHPLAIEAKLPAKLDWFHDVMKQVFCADATLFAAHTSLDVQFKGAVSWLGRELELENLRVLDHVAENEAGDILGYGCIGEYSSPVVFADFVERVSQLAGCGVVALCGPEPEKVGCVAMCPGSGSSFMDKAFGLGADVFITGDVKYHPAQESVGAVLDVGHFSLEEEMMRRFSVLLGEELGKEVEVKFFGGRNPFAYHVQGEGVRRP, encoded by the coding sequence ATGAAGACAGCAGAAGTTATCAGCAGGATCGAGTCACTTGTTCCTTCGGGGTTCGCTGCTCCTTGGGATAATTGCGGTGTTCAGATAGCGGGACCGGAAAGGGATGTGGCAAAGATTGCCGTGGCCCTTGATCCGTTGCCGCAGGTTGTTTCTTCAGCCCTTGAATGGGGAGCTCAGTTTATTCTGACCCATCATCCGCTGGCTATTGAAGCAAAGCTGCCCGCAAAGCTGGACTGGTTTCATGATGTGATGAAGCAGGTCTTTTGCGCGGATGCGACCCTTTTTGCTGCGCATACCTCTTTGGATGTGCAGTTCAAGGGAGCTGTTTCGTGGCTCGGGCGTGAGCTTGAGCTTGAAAATCTGCGGGTGCTTGATCATGTTGCGGAAAACGAGGCCGGTGATATACTTGGATACGGTTGTATCGGCGAGTATTCTTCCCCGGTTGTTTTCGCGGATTTTGTCGAGCGTGTTTCGCAGCTTGCCGGGTGCGGGGTTGTAGCCCTGTGCGGCCCGGAACCTGAAAAGGTGGGCTGTGTGGCAATGTGTCCCGGTTCAGGCTCTTCGTTCATGGATAAGGCTTTCGGCCTTGGAGCGGATGTATTCATTACCGGGGATGTTAAATACCACCCTGCACAGGAAAGTGTGGGCGCGGTGCTTGATGTGGGGCATTTTTCTCTGGAAGAAGAGATGATGCGCCGTTTTTCAGTTCTTCTCGGAGAAGAACTTGGAAAAGAAGTGGAAGTTAAATTTTTCGGCGGACGCAATCCTTTTGCCTACCATGTGCAAGGGGAAGGCGTGCGCAGGCCCTGA
- a CDS encoding CHASE4 domain-containing protein, which translates to MRIGLKGKSYLIVSFICLVVFMSGSVLVYQLSSRSISKVEKVLMEENLSRADFAVQESSRGLQSFCRDWSWWDDTYYFVQDLNEQYIRSNLTEEILTNLDLDLVMFFGKEGKHILTHSAEGMESAELCFVTDGCQGSNIVHKSGHDGLTGLVRINHRLMQISVQKILDSNIEKTPVGTLVMGRYFGDRQLVKLGKALQMDLSFQELKDVPEKDIFFVSPESVEEKLKGFMVLRDIFGKPLVLLSLAMERDAYKIGSSQFTIFIYFMCGSLLLLGIAVTFVLNRYFVSRVKILQGQLRGEYFTGPEKRELQLRGNDELNDLSDSVNEILVLLQEQKAKAEAASKVKTEFLANMSHEIRTPMHSILGMVELLKETKMDDEQQDFLNVAGTAGENLLEIINDVLEISKIEAGHLEIENQEFMLREMVERVSGIFAADAARKGLQIVTKFDGDVPDRVIGDATRIRQVLNNLISNAVKFTSAGTIDVLLYSDSGKIFFAVKDEGIGISEDKLSHVFKSFTQADSSTSRKYGGTGLGLPISRKLVELMGGKIFVSSTVGEGTTFRFYVNLGIV; encoded by the coding sequence ATGAGAATTGGTTTAAAGGGTAAAAGCTATTTAATTGTTTCTTTCATTTGTCTGGTGGTCTTTATGAGCGGCAGTGTGCTGGTCTATCAGCTCAGCAGTCGGTCTATTTCCAAGGTTGAGAAAGTGCTGATGGAAGAAAATCTCAGTCGGGCTGATTTTGCTGTGCAGGAGAGTTCTCGAGGGTTGCAGAGTTTTTGTCGGGACTGGAGTTGGTGGGATGATACATATTATTTTGTTCAAGATCTTAACGAACAGTATATTCGTTCGAATCTAACTGAAGAAATCCTGACCAACCTTGATCTTGATTTAGTCATGTTTTTTGGCAAAGAAGGTAAACATATTCTCACACATTCTGCTGAGGGGATGGAATCCGCAGAGCTTTGTTTCGTTACCGATGGATGCCAGGGAAGCAATATTGTCCATAAATCAGGGCATGATGGGTTGACCGGTCTGGTAAGGATTAATCACAGGTTGATGCAGATCAGCGTCCAGAAAATCTTAGACAGCAATATAGAAAAGACTCCTGTGGGTACTCTGGTCATGGGACGTTATTTCGGTGACCGACAGTTAGTTAAGTTGGGTAAGGCCTTACAGATGGATTTGTCTTTTCAGGAATTAAAAGATGTCCCTGAAAAAGATATATTTTTTGTTTCTCCGGAAAGCGTAGAAGAGAAATTGAAGGGATTTATGGTTCTGCGTGATATTTTCGGAAAACCTCTGGTTCTGCTGAGTCTGGCTATGGAGCGTGATGCTTACAAGATTGGCAGTTCTCAGTTTACGATTTTTATTTATTTCATGTGCGGTTCCCTTTTGCTGCTAGGCATTGCCGTTACTTTTGTACTCAACAGATATTTTGTTTCGCGGGTGAAGATCTTACAGGGGCAGTTGCGCGGTGAATATTTCACCGGGCCGGAGAAAAGAGAGTTGCAATTGCGCGGAAATGACGAACTCAATGACCTTTCTGATTCTGTAAATGAAATTTTGGTCCTGTTGCAGGAACAAAAAGCAAAGGCGGAAGCCGCCAGTAAGGTTAAGACTGAATTTCTAGCAAATATGAGTCATGAAATTCGTACTCCCATGCATTCAATTCTTGGAATGGTGGAGCTGCTTAAAGAAACAAAAATGGATGATGAACAGCAGGACTTTTTGAATGTCGCCGGAACTGCCGGGGAAAATCTTCTTGAGATTATCAACGATGTTCTAGAGATTTCTAAGATTGAAGCCGGACATTTGGAAATTGAGAACCAGGAATTCATGTTGCGAGAGATGGTGGAGCGGGTTTCCGGGATTTTTGCTGCGGACGCTGCTCGAAAAGGATTGCAGATTGTTACCAAATTTGATGGCGATGTTCCTGATCGAGTCATCGGCGATGCTACCAGAATCAGGCAGGTGTTGAATAACCTGATCAGTAATGCTGTGAAATTTACCAGTGCAGGGACAATTGATGTTTTACTTTATTCTGATAGCGGAAAAATATTTTTTGCAGTGAAAGATGAAGGGATCGGAATATCCGAAGATAAACTCAGTCATGTTTTCAAGAGTTTTACTCAGGCTGATTCCTCCACATCACGTAAGTACGGTGGAACCGGGCTTGGATTGCCCATATCCCGTAAACTGGTGGAACTGATGGGCGGGAAAATTTTTGTATCCAGCACGGTGGGAGAGGGAACCACATTTCGTTTTTATGTGAATCTTGGAATTGTTTAA